The Arachis hypogaea cultivar Tifrunner chromosome 14, arahy.Tifrunner.gnm2.J5K5, whole genome shotgun sequence DNA window atatatgacatattatatttatatcgtaatttaaatttctctaattAATTACCAAACATCAGTTTAAGATTTTATAAAGAGATCGAACAGAAACAGTTCCATCGCAACAACATATGTGCAGATGCACCAATGCTAGTTGtactttatttatttcatttttttggtCATAATTGTACTTTATGATCTGatattatcataaaattatttatctaaaaatatcagtttattagataaaaaataaagaaaagtataaaaaatattttttagttaaccaatgttaattaattttatgatttaagtttataatttaaaatttttaatttaagataaataaaatatttgaaaaccaagttgattttgtttaaaaaaatttaattttttaacttcctaaaaatatatatatatatatatatatatatatatatatatatatatatatattaaaatataaaatatatattaaaattgagtTAAGCGTAAATTTATATATCTAACAAGACTGTGGGCAGATGCAGAAAAGAAGAGAGACATAAGCTTCCTCACAAAGCTATCAAAAGCATCAGAAAAGCTAAAAGTGTTCAATGCAGATTTAAGCAAGCCAGAGAGTTTCAACGAAGCAATTGAAGGTTGCATGGGGGTATTCCACGTGGCATCACCAATAGACTTTGCAGTGAAGGAGGCCGAAGAAACAGTGACAAAGAGAAGCATTGATGGAGCCTTAGGGATCCTAAAAGCATGCAAGAATTCAAAGACAGTGAAGAGGGTGGTTTACACTTCAAGTGGCTCAGCTGTTTGCTgcaaagaagaatctgaggaggaggaggaggatggttTTGATGAGAGTAGTTGGAGTGATGTTGAGTTTCTTAGGAAATTCAAGCCGTTTTGTTGGTCCTATGCGGTTTCAAAGACATTGACGGAGAAAGCTATGCTTCAGTTTGGAGAAAACAATGCTTTGGAAGTTGTCTCTTTGATTGCTCCTCTTATTGTTGGACCATTCATCTCTCCAAAGCTTCCTGATTCAGTTGAGAAAGGACTTGTTCTGGTGTTaggtaaatatatttaatacttaTACTTACTAATTTTGATAAGTTAATACTTAGAATATTCGCGGTGCCATTTAATTCGGTTATTTAAGAAAAAGCTATTTGATCAAATTGTTTATTATAATTTAGATTTGGTTTGATtcgatttttatattaaaatcaattgaACTAAATTATACCAATTAAAATTGATTTAGTTTGGTTCATTTtggttttttcaattaatttattcAGACCAAACTAAATGTAAAGTTTAGAATTCGAGACAAGATACATTATATGCAATTAGAACATCAATATTTAAATGTCACTTCTAAATCACAACTTGCAATTGAATGCAATGCATCTTGAAAATAAAAGAGATGTTAAAAGAACATAATATTCAATATCATGTAATACATCATCAATAGTAAGAAAACTTGTGTTGTCAAAATACATATTCCATACCTAATCAAAGCTGGA harbors:
- the LOC112740569 gene encoding vestitone reductase-like; translation: MAHANNKGKVCVTGGTGFLGSWLVKTLLEDGYTVNTTVRFDPNAEKKRDISFLTKLSKASEKLKVFNADLSKPESFNEAIEGCMGVFHVASPIDFAVKEAEETVTKRSIDGALGILKACKNSKTVKRVVYTSSGSAVCCKEESEEEEEDGFDESSWSDVEFLRKFKPFCWSYAVSKTLTEKAMLQFGENNALEVVSLIAPLIVGPFISPKLPDSVEKGLVLVLGKKDKIGITRFHMAHVDDVVRAHIFLLEHPNPKGRYICSPFSIDIQEMAKILSAMYPEFEIPATHELKEIKGFKLPRLISNKLMDAGFEFKNSIEDMFKDAIECCVDKGFL